Proteins found in one Mesorhizobium sp. CAU 1732 genomic segment:
- a CDS encoding ABC transporter permease, with protein sequence MSISSQTAKPTGPVARWRASIANLMGTRHGAIGTIILLLLCVTAILAPFVAPYTPLQQTPQSLAAPSSEFLFGTDNLGRDLFSLILYGAQSSLMVGVGAALAALLVGGTIGILAGYFRGPVEIVLMRVIELFQTLPVIMLVLCAVALFGSSFWLLITAVALAIWPMEARLVYGQYIKLREREFVAAARVADLSTWHIIFREILPNAAQPVIVQVALDASIAILIEAGLGFLGLSDPSRVSWGQLLFVAQDYMASAWWMSVFPGAAICLTVIGLNLFADGFNEVVDPRSTRGVGGLQ encoded by the coding sequence ATGAGCATATCCTCGCAAACCGCCAAACCCACCGGCCCCGTCGCCCGCTGGCGCGCGAGCATCGCCAATTTGATGGGCACCCGCCACGGGGCGATCGGGACGATCATTCTCCTCCTGCTTTGCGTCACCGCGATTCTCGCGCCCTTCGTTGCGCCGTACACGCCGCTGCAACAGACCCCGCAAAGTCTTGCGGCACCGTCTTCCGAGTTCCTGTTCGGAACGGACAATCTCGGCCGGGATCTCTTCTCGCTGATCCTGTACGGCGCGCAGTCCTCCCTCATGGTGGGTGTCGGTGCCGCACTCGCCGCTCTTCTCGTGGGCGGTACGATCGGAATCCTTGCCGGTTACTTCCGTGGCCCCGTCGAGATCGTGCTGATGCGCGTCATCGAACTGTTCCAGACATTGCCGGTCATCATGCTCGTGCTCTGCGCCGTCGCTCTGTTCGGGTCGAGTTTCTGGCTTCTGATCACAGCCGTGGCGCTCGCGATCTGGCCGATGGAAGCCCGGCTCGTCTACGGTCAGTATATCAAGCTGCGGGAGCGGGAGTTCGTGGCCGCCGCACGGGTTGCCGATCTGTCGACATGGCACATCATCTTCCGTGAAATTCTGCCGAATGCCGCGCAACCCGTGATCGTTCAGGTGGCGCTGGATGCAAGCATCGCGATCCTCATCGAGGCCGGGCTTGGCTTCCTGGGGCTTTCGGATCCATCGAGGGTGAGCTGGGGCCAGCTTCTGTTCGTGGCACAGGACTACATGGCCAGTGCCTGGTGGATGAGCGTGTTTCCCGGCGCGGCAATCTGCCTGACGGTCATCGGCCTCAACCTCTTCGCCGATGGTTTCAACGAGGTCGTCGATCCTCGCAGCACGCGCGGCGTGGGGGGATTGCAATGA